From Musa acuminata AAA Group cultivar baxijiao chromosome BXJ3-8, Cavendish_Baxijiao_AAA, whole genome shotgun sequence, one genomic window encodes:
- the LOC135646116 gene encoding ADP-ribosylation factor GTPase-activating protein AGD3-like has product MYFAKLDDSPMFREQIQSLEESAESLRDRCLKFYKGCHKYTEGLGEAYDGDIAFASSLETFGGGHNDPISVAFGGPVMTKFTIALREIGTYKEVLRSQVEHILNDRLLQFVEIDLHEVKDTRKHFDKASLLYDQAREKYLSLKKGTKADIVTVLEDELYSARSSFEQTRFNLVTALSNIEAKKRFEFLEAVSGTMDAHLRYFKQGYELLHQMEPYIHQVLTYAQQSRERSNYEQAALIERMQEFKRQIDRESRWSPNGSKDSANGDGIQAIGRSSHKMIETVMQSSAKGKVQTIRQGYLSKRSSNLRGDWKRRFFVLDSQGMLYYYRKQWSRPSGSIHSSEKGHFEHGSGLLSRWFSSHYHGGVHDENSVARHTVNLLTSTIKIDADQSDLRFCFRIISPSKTYTLQAESAMDQMDWIEKITGVIASLLSSQSPEQQLLTSPTGRGHHHAASESSSFSNSSDADHLAIDELSLERNFASGNFGRFGRSSQHHKVNSKQEKPIDVLRKVHGNDVCAECGAPEPDWASLNLGVLLCIECSGVHRNLGVHISKVRSLTLDVRAWEPSVINLFQSLGNTFANSIWEELLSSISNGKCDDTSSILLDKNHEHMCISKPKHSDPISVKEKFIHAKYAEKDFVCRREVDQLSVAQHMWESVSANDKKSVYHHIVTSSVDINVTYGQTFTNSGDSWHKPYTTSSLSSASTNEDRNELDECFEGFSLLHLACWTADIGMIELLLQYGANLNSTDSRRRTPLHQCILKGRHLFAKLLISRGADPHATDEDGKSPIQYAIESGDIDYEDIIFLS; this is encoded by the exons ATTCAATCACTTGAAGAAAGTGCAGAATCATTAAGAGACAGGTGTCTAAAGTTTTATAAAGGCTGTCACAAGTACAC AGAAGGACTTGGAGAAGCATATGATGGAGATATAGCTTTTGCAAGCTCCCTAGAAACTTTTGGAGGAGGGCATAATGACCCAATCAGTGTTGCTTTTGGAG GACCTGTCATGACCAAATTTACAATTGCTTTGAGAGAAATAGGAACCTACAAAGAAGTTCTACGTTCCCAG GTTGAGCACATCTTAAATGACAGACTGTTGCAATTTGTAGAAATAGATTTGCATGAGGTCAAG GATACCCGCAAGCATTTTGACAAAGCTAGCCTTCTGTATGACCAG GCCCGTGAGAAGTATCTTTCGTTAAAGAAAGGCACAAAGGCAGACATAGTCACTGTCTTGGAGGAT GAGCTCTATAGTGCAAGATCTTCATTTGAGCAGACCCGTTTTAATCTG GTTACTGCTCTTTCTAACATTGAGGCTAAAAAGAGATTCGAGTTTTTGGAAGCTGTTAGTGGAACAATGGATGCCCATCTTCGTTATTTCAAACAA GGATAtgaattgctgcatcagatggagCCATATATTCACCAG GTTCTGACTTATGCACAACAATCAAGGGAACGATCTAACTATGAGCAAGCAGCTCTAATAGAGAGGATGCAAGAGTTCAAAAGACAGATTGACCGGGAAAGTCGGTGGTCTCCAAATGGGTCAAAGGATTCTGCTAATGGAGATGGTATACAGGCTATTGGCAGAAGTTCTCATAAGATGATTGAGACAGTGATGCAATCATCTGCTAAGGGAAAG GTTCAAACAATTCGTCAAGGTTATCTATCCAAGCGATCATCAAATTTGAGAGgtgattggaagagaagattcttTGTTCTTGATAGTCAAGGAATGCTGTACTATTACCGCAAACAGTGGAGCAGACCTTCT GGAAGTATCCATTCTAGTGAAAAGGGTCACTTCGAACATGGTTCTGGATTGCTGAGCCGGTGGTTCTCTTCTCATTATCATGGTGGTGTCCATGATGAGAATTCCGTTGCACGTCATACTGTAAATTTGCTGACATCAACAATAAAAATTGATGCAGACCAGTCAGATTTGCGTTTTTGTTTCAGAATTATTTCTCCATCAAAGACCTACACTTTGCAG GCAGAGAGTGCAATGGATCAGATGGATTGGATTGAAAAAATAACTGGGGTTATTGCATCTCTTCTAAGTTCTCAGTCACCTGAACAG CAACTCCTCACTAGCCCTACGGGTAGAGGTCATCATCATGCAGCTAGTGAAAGCAGCTCATTCAGTAACTCATCTGATGCTGATCACTTAGCAATTGATGAATTATCATTGGAGAGAAACTTTGCTAGTGGGAATTTTGGACGTTTTGGTAGAAGCTCACAACATCATAAGGTCAACTCAAAGCAGGAGAAACCAATTGATGTCCTAAGAAAAGTACATGGTAATGATGTATGTGCTGAATGTGGTGCTCCTGAACCTGACTGGGCATCCCTAAACCTTGGGGTGCTTCTCTGCATTGAGTGTTCTGGGGTTCACCGTAATCTTGGGGTCCATATATCTAAG GTGAGATCTCTAACACTTGATGTGCGAGCATGGGAGCCTTCTGTTATAAATCTATTTCAATCATTGGGTAACACATTTGCCAACTCCATCTGGGAAGAACTATTGTCATCCATAAGTAATGGAAAATGTGATGATACTAG TTCTATTTTGCTTGATAAAAATCATGAGCACATGTGTATTAGCAAGCCCAAGCACTCAGATCCCATTTCAGTGAAAGAGAAGTTCATTCACGCGAAG TACGCAGAGAAGGATTTTGTTTGTAGACGGGAGGTAGATCAGCTTTCAGTGGCACAACACATGTGGGAGAGTGTCAGTGCTAATGACAAGAAATCAGTGTACCACCACATTGTGACTTCCAGTGTTGACATCAATGTTACATATGGACAAACATTTACAAACTCAG GTGATTCTTGGCACAAGCCTTACACTACGAGCTCTCTTAGTTCTGCAAGCACAAATGAGGACAGAAACGAGTTGGATGAATGCTTTGAAGGTTTTTCCCTACTTCACTTGGCTTGCTGGACAGCAGATATTGGAATGATAGAGCTTCTCTTACAATACGGTGCAAATTTAAATTCTACTGACTCGAGGAGAAGGACACCGCTTCACCAATGTATTCTCAAAGGCAGACATTTATTTGCTAAACTACTAATTTCCAG GGGGGCAGACCCACATGCCACTGACGAGGATGGTAAGAGTCCCATACAGTATGCAATAGAAAGTGGCGACATTGACTATGAAGACATTATATTTTTGTCCTAG
- the LOC135646047 gene encoding pentatricopeptide repeat-containing protein At5g61990, mitochondrial-like, translated as MFRVTRARPLLLRRRIIPSPLSDARSPHLRSQILPLCVSSESPEHDSDVDDLAREISALLFGAGNWKAAMAASDIPRRLSPAAVSAVLRQRVGRAPDPKRLLDFFYWSGSQMVYPHALDSFAVLAVALCDSGLFPLANGLLERMVKTCPSPPSVLDNIVGCFSRDPRSDSAVFSVLIDTYKRAGMLKEAAEVALLMKGGAFAPSLRCCNALLKDLLRANSMDLFWKVHDFISRAQLGHDVYTFTILIEAYFKVGNVDAAKNVFLEMEQKRCAPSAVTYNTLICGFCRVGALGDAFQLKEEMVKKGLAADNYTYSVLISGLCKNSQSIEARKLLDEISVRGLKPNVFIYSSLIDGFVRESKMDEAFKLKDEMIAAGVQPNMFTYNSLIRGVCKAGDIDKAHELLEEMDRMGCKPETQTYNLVIEGYFKVRSPQEALRLLEEMKIRNVLPNLYTYSVMINGFCVCGESRQAEVLLMEMHENGLEPNAVIYSTLISGQCKEGRIMEAVQTLDKMADINVPPDTFCYNYLIMGLCKAGNLEEAKKYFTQMQERGLSPNVFTYGPLIDWHSKSGDMDGADELLQLMVARGIKPNDVILTILIDGYCKSDNVAKAFSTFHSMLGHGVLPDVQTYSVLIQSLSKSGKIQEAFQAFSELQEKGLTPDAYTYGSLIFGLCKTGDMVKAVTLHDEMCARGVEPNIVTYNALIDGFCKSGNINSAKKYFKSVLAKGLVPTSVTYTTMIDGNCKAGNMSEAFVLYEQMLSRGISPDKFVYNVLISGCCKAGDMERALHLFSEALPKGFVTVFTFNSLVDGFCKLGKLQEATKLLQEMVDKEVMPNNVTYTILIDGYAKAGHLEEACRLLMEMQDRNIEPNCVTYTSLIDGHNKMGNTSAASALFEEMMANGIHPDEITYGVMIQVHCKEENLAEAFKFRDAIIAEGEKVGSEDVRC; from the exons ATGTTTCGAGTCACTCGAGCACGCCCTCTCCTCCTCCGGCGTAGAATAATCCCCAGCCCCTTGTCGGACGCGAGAAGCCCCCATCTCCGATCCCAAATCCTCCCCCTCTGCGTCTCCTCGGAATCCCCCGAGCATGACTCCGATGTTGACGATCTGGCCCGCGAGATCTCCGCTCTCCTCTTCGGCGCCGGGAACTGGAAGGCCGCCATGGCCGCCTCCGACATCCCCCGCCGCCTTTCCCCGGCCGCCGTCTCCGCGGTCCTTCGTCAGAGAGTCGGCCGGGCGCCCGATCCCAAGCGCCTTCTGGATTTCTTTTACTGGTCCGGGTCGCAGATGGTCTACCCCCACGCCCTTGATTCCTTCGCCGTGCTCGCCGTTGCCCTCTGCGATTCTGGCCTCTTCCCCCTCGCCAATGGCCTCCTCGAGCGAATGGTCAAGACCTGTCCCTCGCCGCCTTCCGTATTGGACAACATCGTTGGTTGCTTCTCCCGCGACCCGCGCTCCGATTCGGCGGTGTTCAGCGTGCTGATTGATACGTACAAGAGGGCGGGAATGCTCAAGGAAGCCGCTGAAGTGGCGTTGTTGATGAAAGGCGGTGCCTTTGCTCCGAGTTTGAGGTGCTGCAATGCGCTGCTGAAGGATCTCTTGAGGGCTAATTCCATGGATTTGTTCTGGAAGGTGCACGATTTCATATCACGGGCGCAACTGGGTCACGATGTCTACACTTTTACTATATTGATCGAGGCGTATTTTAAGGTTGGAAATGTTGATGCAGCAAAAAATGTCTTCTTGGAGATGGAGCAAAAACGTTGTGCCCCAAGTGCAGTCACTTACAACACGCTAATCTGTGGTTTCTGCAGAGTTGGGGCTCTTGGGGATGCTTTTCAGTTGAAGGAGGAGATGGTGAAGAAAGGCTTGGCTGCTGATAACTACACTTACAGTGTTCTCATTAGTGGCTTATGCAAGAACAGTCAGTCAATCGAAGCAAGGAAATTGTTGGATGAAATATCGGTGAGGGGTCTAAAGCCCAATGTATTTATATACTCTTCTTTGATTGATGGGTTTGTGCGAGAAAGCAAAATGGACGAGGCTTTTAAATTGAAAGATGAGATGATAGCTGCAGGAGTGCAGCCCAATATGTTTACATATAACAGTCTCATTCGTGGGGTATGTAAGGCAGGGGACATAGATAAGGCACATGAACTTTTGGAGGAGATGGATCGTATGGGTTGTAAACCAGAGACACAGACTTATAACCTAGTTATTGAGGGGTATTTTAAGGTGCGTAGTCCCCAGGAGGCGCTTAGGTTGCTTGAAGAGATGAAGATTCGGAATGTATTACCTAATTTGTATACCTACAGCGTGATGATTAATGGATTTTGTGTTTGTGGAGAATCGAGGCAGGCTGAGGTCTTGTTGATGGAAATGCATGAAAATGGTTTGGAACCTAATGCTGTCATTTATTCCACTCTCATTTCAGGTCAGTGCAAGGAAGGCAGAATAATGGAGGCAGTGCAGACTTTGGATAAGATGGCTGATATAAACGTTCCTCCAGATACATTTTGCTACAATTATCTCATTATGGGTCTATGCAAGGCGGGAAATCTTGAAGAAGCAAAGAAATACTTTACTCAAATGCAAGAGCGAGGGTTGTCTCCAAATGTGTTCACATATGGGCCTCTCATCGACTGGCACAGCAAGTCTGGAGATATGGATGGAGCAGATGAACTTTTGCAACTGATGGTTGCTCGAGGTATAAAGCCAAATGATGTCATTTTAACAATCCTTATTGATGGTTACTGCAAATCAGACAATGTTGCAAAGGCCTTCTCCACCTTTCACTCCATGTTGGGACATGGTGTGTTGCCAGATGTGCAAACATACAGTGTGCTCATTCAGAGCCTCTCAAAGAGTGGGAAGATCCAAGAGGCTTTCCAAGCCTTTTCAGAGCTTCAGGAGAAAGGTTTGACTCCTGATGCATACACTTATGGTTCACTTATCTTTGGGCTTTGTAAGACAGGCGACATGGTTAAAGCTGTGACCCTCCATGATGAAATGTGTGCTAGAGGTGTTGAGCCAAATATTGTTACTTATAATGCCCTAATTGATGGTTTTTGCAAGTCTGGTAATATCAACAGTGCTAAAAAATATTTCAAGAGCGTCTTAGCAAAGGGTTTGGTGCCGACCAGTGTGACATACACTACAATGATTGATGGAAACTGCAAGGCTGGAAACATGTCTGAAGCATTTGTGttgtatgaacaaatgctttcaaGAGGAATTTCACCTGATAAATTTGTTTATAATGTTCTTATTAGCGGATGTTGCAAGGCTGGTGACATGGAAAGGGCTTTACATTTGTTCAGTGAAGCGTTGCCAAAAGGCTTCGTGACAGTTTTTACATTTAATTCCTTGGTTGATGGTTTCTGCAAGCTTGGAAAACTACAGGAAGCAACTAAATTGCTACAAGAGATGGTGGACAAAGAGGTTATGCCTAATAATGTAACATACACAATCTTGATAGATGGATATGCCAAGGCAGGACATTTGGAGGAGGCATGCCGGTTATTGATGGAAATGCAGGACAGGAATATCGAGCCAAACTGTGTTACCTATACATCGCTTATTGATGGGCATAACAAAATGGGAAACACATCAGCTGCATCAGCATTGTTTGAAGAAATGATGGCAAATGGTATACATCCTGATGAAATAACTTATGGGGTGATGATTCAGGTACATTGTAAAGAAGAAAACTTGGCTGAGGCATTCAAGTTTCGTGATGCAATTATTGCAGAAG GAGAAAAAGTTGGTAGTGAAGATGTTAGATGCTGA